One Rhipicephalus microplus isolate Deutch F79 chromosome 4, USDA_Rmic, whole genome shotgun sequence genomic window carries:
- the LOC142813898 gene encoding uncharacterized protein LOC142813898, producing the protein MVYVGKEGSDRPMTTEQECDYSYMADGESTCTFNTGPMLESYNQADMYAYATYQGSKRRFFLTYETVQSLQDKMNAYQDYSNGWALFETQRDMWKVCKQDNYFRLAAIQATARMLGKR; encoded by the exons ATGGTGTACGTCGGAAAAGAGGGATCGGATAGACCGATGACCACAGAGCAAGAATGTGACTATTCCTACATGGCAGACGGTGAATCCACCTGTACGTTCAATACCGGCCCCATGCTAGAGTCGTACAACCAAGCGGACATGTACGCCTACGCAACGTACCAGGGCTCAAAACGGCGGTTCTTTCTTACCTACGAAACGGTGCAGTCCTTGCAAGACAAG ATGAACGCGTACCAGGACTACTCAAACGGCTGGGCGCTGTTCGAGACTCAGCGAGACATGTGGAAGGTCTGCAAGCAGGACAACTACTTCCGCCTGGCGGCGATACAGGCGACAGCTCGGATGCTAGGCAAACGGTGA